In Deltaproteobacteria bacterium, a genomic segment contains:
- a CDS encoding glutathione S-transferase family protein, protein MLKLYDSPECPFCQKTRIVLAEKDLSFEIVPVDLKAGEQKRPEFLKLNPFGKVPVLIDDEMIVYDSTIINEYLEDEYPHPPLLPSDSSARARVRTFEDYADNAFIPVTGIIMNELNKPEGERDGDKLANARQQVQRMLAVIDGSLAGRQWLAGTFSLADVAFAPRVVILGALGVELDPEWKNVAGWIQRLNQRASIHDLAGLEAWRK, encoded by the coding sequence ATGTTGAAACTGTACGACTCTCCAGAGTGCCCGTTCTGCCAGAAGACCCGGATCGTCCTGGCCGAGAAGGATCTGAGCTTCGAGATCGTTCCGGTGGACCTCAAAGCCGGAGAGCAGAAGCGCCCGGAGTTCCTCAAGCTGAACCCCTTCGGCAAGGTGCCGGTGCTGATCGACGACGAGATGATCGTGTACGACTCGACGATCATCAACGAGTACCTCGAGGACGAGTACCCCCACCCGCCGCTCCTGCCGTCGGACTCCTCCGCGCGCGCCCGCGTGCGGACCTTCGAGGACTACGCCGACAACGCCTTCATCCCGGTCACGGGCATCATCATGAACGAGCTCAACAAGCCCGAGGGCGAGCGCGACGGCGACAAGCTGGCGAACGCCCGCCAGCAGGTGCAGCGCATGCTCGCCGTCATCGACGGATCGCTCGCCGGACGTCAGTGGCTCGCGGGAACGTTCTCGCTCGCCGACGTCGCCTTCGCGCCGCGCGTGGTGATCCTGGGCGCGCTCGGCGTCGAGCTCGATCCGGAATGGAAGAACGTCGCGGGCTGGATCCAGCGCCTCAATCAGCGCGCCAGCATCCACGACCTCGCCGGCCTGGAGGCCTGGCGCAAGTAG
- the lipA gene encoding lipoyl synthase — MTIARRHPDWIRSRAPTGKAVAETRATVRALGLHTVCEEARCPNLGECWSHHTATVMLLGDTCTRACRFCAVGHGRPLPVDPDEPRRVAEAVARLGLRHVVMTSVNRDDLPDGGAAHFAAAASAVKALVPECTIEVLIPDLQGDHAALATVVAAPIAILNHNTETVPRLYKQVRPGATYERSLGILRAAKGMRPDVRTKTGLMLGLGERLDEVLAVLADVRATGCDVLTLGQYLRPSAEELPVDRYVAPQEFAALGDEARRMGFAYVESGPLVRSSYHAWQHLP; from the coding sequence GTGACGATCGCACGGCGCCACCCCGACTGGATCAGGAGCCGCGCACCGACGGGAAAAGCGGTCGCGGAGACGCGTGCCACCGTGCGTGCGCTCGGCCTCCACACGGTCTGCGAGGAGGCGCGGTGTCCGAACCTCGGCGAGTGCTGGTCGCACCACACGGCGACCGTCATGCTGCTCGGCGACACCTGCACGCGCGCGTGTCGCTTCTGCGCGGTTGGCCATGGCAGGCCGCTGCCGGTCGATCCCGACGAGCCCCGGCGCGTCGCGGAGGCCGTCGCGCGCCTCGGCTTGCGGCACGTCGTCATGACCTCCGTGAACCGGGACGATCTCCCGGACGGTGGGGCCGCGCACTTCGCGGCGGCGGCATCGGCGGTGAAGGCGCTCGTACCCGAGTGCACCATCGAGGTCCTGATCCCCGACCTCCAGGGCGACCACGCGGCGCTCGCGACGGTCGTCGCGGCGCCGATCGCGATCCTGAATCACAACACGGAGACGGTGCCGCGGCTCTACAAGCAGGTGCGGCCCGGCGCCACGTACGAGCGCTCGCTCGGGATCCTGCGCGCGGCGAAGGGGATGCGTCCGGACGTCCGTACCAAGACCGGGCTGATGCTCGGGCTCGGCGAGCGCCTGGACGAGGTGCTCGCGGTGCTCGCCGACGTGCGCGCGACCGGCTGCGACGTGCTGACGCTCGGTCAGTATCTCCGCCCGAGCGCGGAAGAGCTTCCCGTGGATCGCTACGTCGCGCCGCAGGAGTTCGCCGCGCTCGGCGACGAGGCGCGCCGCATGGGGTTCGCCTACGTCGAATCGGGTCCGCTCGTGCGCAGCTCGTATCACGCATGGCAACACCTGCCCTGA
- the lipB gene encoding lipoyl(octanoyl) transferase LipB — protein MSAGVAAGRWSEPSRLEVHRLGRLDYAAALAVQEAARDRVLAGGPEQVLLVEHPPVITLGRRGDARHVLAPIAPVLRVNRGGDVTYHGPGQLVGYPIIDLGRCERDVDRYLRALEAVVIAVAARCGLAARRRRGFTGVWLGNAKLAAIGVGIRRWITMHGFALNVADLRREFAAIVPCGLADVGVTSLEEAMGARPAMAEVEALVVDEFLRVFEGVDDAERRP, from the coding sequence GTGAGCGCCGGCGTCGCGGCCGGACGCTGGTCGGAGCCCTCGCGTCTCGAGGTGCATCGCCTCGGCCGGCTCGACTACGCAGCGGCTCTCGCCGTTCAGGAGGCGGCGCGCGATCGCGTCCTCGCCGGCGGCCCGGAGCAGGTCCTGCTCGTCGAGCATCCGCCCGTGATCACGCTCGGACGCCGCGGCGACGCCCGCCACGTGCTTGCCCCCATCGCGCCCGTCCTGCGCGTGAACCGCGGCGGCGACGTCACCTACCACGGTCCGGGCCAGCTCGTCGGGTATCCGATCATCGATCTCGGACGCTGCGAGCGCGACGTCGACCGCTACTTGCGCGCGCTCGAAGCAGTGGTGATCGCCGTGGCTGCCCGTTGCGGGCTCGCGGCGCGTCGGCGGCGCGGTTTTACCGGAGTGTGGCTGGGGAACGCCAAGCTCGCGGCGATCGGGGTCGGCATCCGGCGCTGGATCACGATGCACGGCTTCGCGCTCAACGTCGCCGACCTCCGGCGCGAGTTCGCGGCCATCGTGCCGTGCGGTCTCGCCGACGTCGGGGTGACGTCCCTCGAGGAGGCGATGGGAGCCCGTCCGGCGATGGCGGAGGTCGAGGCGCTCGTCGTCGACGAGTTCCTGCGGGTCTTCGAGGGCGTCGACGACGCCGAGAGGCGCCCGTGA
- a CDS encoding ribonuclease HII produces MRETAPYVERLLWSAGLARVAGVDEVGMGPLAGPVVAAAVVFAAGATPLRGIADSKLLSAPAREEAAAAIRETALGVGLGVVDPEEIDRLNIYRAGLEAMRRAVAALPFAPDHLVVDARHIPDLDVPQTRYVRADAIVYSVAAASIVAKVHRDGLMQAVDALYPVYGFARHVGYATPEHLRALAAHGPTPLHRRSFAPCAAAAARAGA; encoded by the coding sequence GTGCGGGAGACGGCGCCGTACGTCGAGCGGCTCCTGTGGAGCGCCGGCCTCGCGCGCGTCGCGGGCGTCGATGAGGTGGGCATGGGCCCGCTCGCGGGCCCGGTCGTCGCGGCGGCGGTCGTCTTCGCTGCCGGTGCGACCCCGCTCCGGGGCATCGCGGACTCGAAGCTCCTGTCGGCCCCGGCGCGGGAGGAGGCGGCCGCCGCCATCCGGGAGACCGCGCTCGGCGTCGGCCTCGGCGTCGTCGATCCGGAGGAGATCGACCGCCTGAACATCTACCGCGCCGGGCTCGAGGCGATGCGCCGGGCGGTGGCTGCGCTGCCGTTCGCTCCCGACCACCTCGTGGTCGACGCGCGGCACATCCCCGATCTCGACGTGCCGCAGACGCGCTACGTCCGAGCCGACGCGATCGTCTACTCGGTCGCGGCGGCGTCGATCGTCGCCAAGGTGCATCGCGACGGACTGATGCAGGCCGTCGACGCGCTCTATCCGGTGTACGGCTTCGCGCGCCACGTCGGCTACGCGACGCCCGAGCACCTGCGGGCGCTCGCCGCGCACGGACCGACGCCGTTGCACCGCCGGTCGTTCGCGCCGTGCGCCGCGGCCGCGGCGCGCGCCGGCGCGTGA
- a CDS encoding HupE/UreJ family protein, with the protein MIRCAAALIVGLLGATPVAAHQQGIGYSDVVIANGEVRFDLVLSVHDLAADVDGDGATSDAEVRSRFPRLARRFAAALVVEAGGTPCPLTLRDSTLEPNELVRFRLTGPCPDASPLRVVVRLPALTAVDGQNLAKIRVGGALIEHVFTPTDQEAVLGETSGGFWPAFRRFFVLGVEHIATGYDHILFLVALLLVGGGLRSLVAVVTAFTVAHSVTLSLAVLDVVALPAQLVESAIALSIAWVALENLLLDRTRGRWRVTFVFGLVHGFGFASILREMHLPREGLIASLLAFNLGVEAGQLVVVLVTFPMIAAIERSRHRRAVVVVASGAILVMALWWFGERAFG; encoded by the coding sequence GTGATCCGCTGCGCCGCGGCGCTGATCGTCGGTCTCCTCGGCGCGACGCCCGTCGCCGCGCACCAGCAGGGCATCGGCTACTCGGACGTCGTGATCGCGAACGGCGAGGTGCGCTTCGACCTCGTGCTCTCGGTGCACGATCTCGCGGCGGACGTCGACGGCGACGGCGCCACGAGCGACGCCGAGGTGCGGAGCCGGTTCCCGCGTCTCGCCCGCCGCTTCGCCGCGGCGCTCGTCGTCGAGGCCGGGGGCACGCCGTGTCCGTTGACGCTCCGCGACTCGACGCTGGAGCCGAACGAGCTGGTGCGTTTCCGCCTGACGGGCCCGTGCCCCGACGCGTCGCCGCTGCGGGTCGTCGTGCGGCTCCCGGCGCTCACGGCGGTGGACGGGCAGAATCTCGCGAAGATCCGCGTCGGCGGCGCGCTCATCGAGCACGTCTTCACGCCGACGGATCAGGAGGCCGTGCTCGGCGAGACGAGCGGGGGATTCTGGCCCGCGTTCCGCCGCTTCTTCGTGCTCGGCGTCGAGCACATCGCGACGGGGTACGACCACATCCTGTTCCTGGTGGCGCTCCTGCTCGTCGGCGGAGGCCTGCGATCGCTCGTGGCGGTGGTGACGGCGTTCACGGTCGCGCATAGCGTGACGCTGAGCCTCGCCGTGCTCGACGTGGTGGCGCTGCCGGCGCAACTGGTGGAGAGCGCGATCGCGCTTTCGATCGCCTGGGTGGCGCTCGAGAACCTGCTCCTCGACCGGACGCGCGGACGCTGGCGCGTCACGTTCGTGTTCGGACTCGTGCACGGGTTTGGCTTCGCGTCCATCCTCCGCGAGATGCACCTGCCGCGGGAAGGCTTGATCGCGTCCCTCCTGGCGTTCAATCTCGGGGTCGAGGCGGGACAGCTCGTGGTGGTGCTCGTGACGTTCCCGATGATCGCGGCGATCGAGCGGAGCAGGCATCGCCGCGCGGTGGTCGTCGTCGCCTCCGGAGCGATCCTCGTCATGGCGCTCTGGTGGTTCGGTGAGCGGGCGTTCGGATGA
- a CDS encoding HEAT repeat domain-containing protein — MMQTTAARRRWATVSAFFAAVVLAGSADAADLFTDIDGSDLVVRGTVESSTPSADAKLQVFRIRIGRVLKGEAVAGETMALAQEMLFATTKPYFVAGAETLVLAVPLPNFSSFRKVLPEGTYWRWTQRLDTVNDVAWLTDRAVTERVAAYLAARDDDEAAADFFVATLVGPEAALRAHALAAMTSRRTLVPLLDTGRLAPLAAWLGDGRQPLAERAAVMVRLARAGAPGMGDLAEAQLGDAGGLQPAALDVLVTLGRLPPTDRLLAWSRSGDDALRLAACRGLIKVGTPEALGRVAETLAADGSPNLRLELSRSLGGVRDARVVKVLGDAMATGEKPMVLAAADALAEIATPEAIEVLRVTLEGGRPDAQTAAAFALKRSGKPEAQEILESLERSHADPQVRRLCKLALGESMHEH; from the coding sequence ATGATGCAAACGACCGCGGCGCGGCGCCGCTGGGCGACCGTGTCCGCCTTCTTCGCTGCTGTCGTGCTGGCGGGCTCCGCCGACGCGGCCGACCTCTTCACGGACATCGATGGATCGGACCTCGTCGTGCGGGGCACGGTCGAGTCCAGCACCCCGTCCGCGGATGCGAAGCTTCAGGTCTTCCGGATCCGGATCGGACGAGTGCTGAAAGGAGAGGCGGTGGCCGGCGAGACGATGGCGCTCGCCCAGGAGATGCTCTTCGCCACGACCAAGCCGTACTTCGTCGCCGGCGCCGAGACGCTGGTGCTGGCCGTGCCGCTTCCGAACTTCTCGAGCTTCCGGAAGGTGCTGCCGGAGGGTACGTACTGGCGCTGGACCCAACGCCTCGACACCGTGAACGACGTGGCGTGGCTCACCGATCGTGCGGTGACGGAGCGTGTCGCCGCGTACCTCGCGGCGCGTGACGACGATGAGGCCGCCGCGGACTTCTTCGTCGCCACCCTCGTGGGTCCGGAGGCGGCGCTCCGTGCGCATGCGCTCGCGGCGATGACGTCGCGGCGCACGCTCGTTCCGCTGCTCGACACCGGGCGGCTCGCGCCTCTCGCGGCCTGGCTCGGCGACGGGCGCCAGCCGCTCGCGGAGCGAGCGGCGGTGATGGTGCGGCTCGCGCGCGCCGGTGCTCCGGGAATGGGTGACCTCGCCGAGGCGCAGCTCGGCGACGCCGGCGGGCTGCAGCCGGCGGCCTTGGACGTCCTCGTGACGCTTGGCCGTCTGCCGCCGACCGATCGCCTGCTCGCATGGAGCCGGAGCGGCGACGATGCCCTCCGCCTGGCGGCATGCCGGGGGCTGATCAAGGTCGGGACGCCGGAGGCGCTCGGGCGCGTCGCCGAGACGCTCGCCGCCGACGGCTCTCCGAACCTCCGGCTCGAGCTCTCGAGGTCCCTCGGGGGCGTGCGGGACGCGCGCGTCGTGAAGGTCCTCGGAGACGCCATGGCGACGGGGGAGAAGCCGATGGTGCTCGCGGCCGCCGACGCGCTCGCCGAGATCGCGACGCCCGAGGCGATCGAGGTGTTGCGCGTGACGCTCGAAGGAGGGCGCCCCGACGCGCAGACCGCGGCCGCGTTCGCGCTCAAGCGCAGCGGCAAGCCCGAGGCGCAGGAGATCCTCGAATCGCTCGAGCGGAGCCACGCCGACCCGCAGGTGCGCCGCCTCTGCAAGCTCGCTCTCGGCGAGTCGATGCACGAGCACTGA